A window of Thermoproteus sp. genomic DNA:
TGCTTAATAACCTTGCGGCGGCCGCTGGCCGGCGGCCTTCAGACTGCGCATAATTTTTTACGGCCGTTGTAGCCATATGAGATCCGTCCTCCTCGTGTTGGCCGTGTTGATAGCAATAGCGTTGGCCGTCTACATCTTGACGCAGGGGCCTGGCGGCAAGACCCCCAGCGTCCCCAAGACCGTCCAATCCAGTGCGGTCACGACTACGTCCCAGACGGCTAGACCCTCGACGGCCTCGACAAAGACGACCGTAAACGCCTCTGCGGCCTCGTTCGCAGTCGGGGCCGTGGAGGTGGCGGACGTAGGCGGCTATCCCACCTTAAAAATAACTTTCAACTCCAGCGCCTATCCCATATCCTTTAAGTTGTTTAAAGGCGGGGCTGAGGTGTCGTCGTACGTGGCGACGGGGCCCGTCGCATATCTCCACCTCTCGGACCAGCCCCACGCCAATTTGGGCCCAGCTACCTATTCAGTGGCGGCGTACTACGGAGGGCGCGAGATATGGAACTACACTCTGTCCATTAGGGGCGTCAGCCCCGCCGTGGAGGTCCTAGAGGCGGGCGCCTACGCCGACGCTTCAGGCCTAGAGATAACCAACCTGACCGTGTCTGTGACGAACCTCGGCGACGCGCCTCTCTACCTAGGCCCCGACGTCCTTAAGGTATATCTCGACGGGGCCCAAGTGCCAGCCGACGTGGAGGAAGCCGTAGTCGAGCCCAACGGCTCTACGGCCTTGCGCATAGCCGTCAACGCGTCGGTGAGCCGATACGCCGTCGGCTACACGCACGTGGTGGAGGTCGACATCATCGGGGCCGAGGCGAACTACGTAATCCAGCCGCCCGCGGTGGAGTTAAAAGTAGTGGCCGTGCAGATGAACTCCTCGGGCGCCCTCGAGGCCCAAGTGGAAATTTTAAACAACTGGACGTTTCCATTCGACGTGAGGTGGCTAGACGTCGCGATTTCCGGCATCTTGACGGAAGCCTCCTGGCGGCCCGCGGCCCCCGTGGGCCCCGGCGGCTCGGCGGTCTACACCTTGACTGTCGAGGGGGTCAAGCCGGGCTCCGAAGTGGACCTCTACCTAGACGGCGCCCAAATGGCCTCGTTCGCCGCTCCGCTCAACTGTAAGCTCATGCCCTATAGGACTATATTCTGGGTGGTCCCCTGGGGCGGAACGAGCCAAGAGGTCCCCTACTGCTCGACGCCGGGAATAGTCGTGGTGATCCCCTGCACGCCCGGAGCTTCGGTAGACCAGACGCAGTTCCAGACCTCTCTGGCGCTAATAGGCCAGTATAGAGGCAGAGGCACCATCTTCGTGAATCTATTCTGCGCCGCGTCGGACTGGCGGGGCAACCTAAAGCAGGTAGACCTCTCCTACGCCTCGAGCTATCTCGACGAGCTCAAGGCCTATTTGGGGAACGGCTCCGGGGCCTATGTGGGCTTCAGCGAGATGACCGCCTGCGTTGCAAACGCCACCTGTAGGGCGGAGCTCGCGGGGGCCTATAGGGAGCTGAAAGCCATGTTCCCAGCCGCGCGGCTGTACTACTACGGCACCTCCTCGGAGTCCCCCAACGACATATTGGACCTAGCCGCAAAGGCCGGGCTGGACCTAGTGGGCGAGGACATATACGACTACGTCTACTCCAACGGCGCGTTACAAGTGCCCCAGTACTTCCTGGCCAACTTGAACGCCCTTAAGGCGTCGGGACTGCCCGTAATGGTCGGCGAGGTGGGATTTAGGATATGCGACGCGCAGGGCTACATACAGCCGTGGAACTGGCAACTGCCCGTAAAGGAGCGTAACTGCTCCGCCACCATAAGCTTCTACAGCCAAGTCCTGCCGCAATTGGCGTCCATAGGGCCCGAGTACATAGGCATATGGGCCTGGAACGATCCGGCCTACGGTGTGGCCCTATCGCCGGAAGTCACCGCCTACTTCCAAAGCCAGCTGGGCGGTTAGGTCCTCCCCTTTTCCCTCCTCAAGTCCACCATGTGGCGAGGCTCGGGGCCTGTGCCCAACAGAGTGACCGGCGTCCTCAACGCCTCCTCGAGCTCTTCGACCCACCTCCTGGCCTCCAGCGGGAGGTCCCCCCATCTGGTCTTGCCCGCCGCCTCTTTGAACAACACGTCCAGCTTGGTGATCGCTATCTGGGTGGGCGCGTTGAGCAACACGGCCCTCCTTGCGAGCTCCAAATTGAAGGGAGCCGCCCTCCTGGGCCTCCCCGTGACGGCCCCCCGCTCGGCCCAGCCCCTACGCTCGACCTCCTCAGGCGGGAGCTCCCCAGGCAGAGGGCCCCCGCCCACGCGAGTCACATAGGCCTTAAAGACCAACACCACCTCGTCCACGGCTTTAGGCCCCACTCCGGCCTCGCTGAGGACCCCGCTGGCCGTGACGTCCCGACTCGTCACGTAGGGATAGGTGCCGTGGTAGAGGCTCAGGAACGTTCCTTGAGTACCCTCGATTATCACGCCTCTATCCCTCATCTCGTGTATCATCGCCGGCACGTCCGCCAGATACGGCTTGAGCTCCTCGAAGTCTCTAGCCAGCCTCAACCGCCTCAACACTCTATCCACCATGGCCGCGCCGACGCCCTGCCCCGTGGACCCCACAGTCTTCATGAGGAATTCGTCCCTCCGCTCCGCCTCCACATGCCTCTCCTCTATGACGCCCGCGTTGAAGTCCACATAAGACCTGCCGAAGCCAAACCTCTCGACCTCGGAGAGAAACACGTCTATTTTTATCAAGGCGCCCGGCGCCACGGCCAGCCGCGTAGAGCCCTCCACGAAGCACGTCGGGAGCGTCCTCAAGACATAGGTGGCTCCGTTCCAGATCACCGTATGGCCCGCATTGGGGGCGCCAGTCCTCACGCACAGCCCCGGCCTGTCGGCCAGCGCCAAATAGGCAGTGACCTTCCCCTTCCCCGTATCGCCGAAGAACCCGTCCACAATTACAGTTATCACGTAAGTCACAACCGACCCCCATTAAAGGATTACTCCGCCGATTTTAAGCATATGTTTAAATTAGCTAACGCCCTCCGCGGACTGCGTTGACAATATCTTTAACCCGCCCCTTCAATTGGAATATTTCCGGCGGTATGTTTATAAACGATATCATGGTGGGGTTGGTGATAAGGGAATATCTATCCCGCCTAAGGACCTTGGACAGATACATCGGCGGCTTCGACGTGGTGATAGTCGGCGCAGGCCCCGCCGGCATGTTCGCGGCCTACGAGCTGGCCGAGGCTGGAGGCTTCAAGGTGGCCCTCCTCGACGGAGGGCTCCGCGCCTCGCAGAGAGTCTGCCCCCTACAGACCCCCCTCGAGAAGTGCACCTTCTGCGTCCCCTGCCACATAATGTACGGAATAGGCGGGGCGGGGACCTTGAGCTCCGGGCTGATCAACCTCAGGCCGGACGTGGGGGGCGACCTCCACGAGCTGATGGGCGATTGGGACAAGGCGGCGGAGCTCATAAACTATATAGACTCCATATTTGTAAAGTTCGGAGCGCCGGGGAAGATCCACGAGCCCGACATGGAGGCCGTAGGCAAACTTTCGTCTATAGCCGCGAGAGTCAACGCCCGCATAATACCCATAAGGCAGAGACACCTCGGCACCGACGGCTCCCGGAAGGTAGTAGAGGCCATGACGGAATACCTAGTGGAGAGGGGAGTCGCCCTCTACACCTCCACCTGGGCCCTCGAGGTCGAGAGGACCTCCGGAGGCTTCGTAGTCAAGACCAATAGGGGCGTCTTCGAGGCCCCCGCAGTGCTTCTGGCGCCCGGCAGGGGAGGCGCCGAGTGGCTAGTAGCCCAATTGAGGAAGCTAGGCGCCAAGCTGGACTTCGGCCCCATAGACATAGGGGTCAGGGTAGAGGTGCCCTACCAAGTAATGAAGCCGCTGACCGACATGAACCACGACCCCAAAGTAATCCTATACACCTCCAAATACGACGACAAGGTGAGGACCTTCTGCACGAACCCAAGGGGCTTCGTGGTGAAGGAAGTCTACTCCGACGGGACCGTCGGCGTGAACGGCGAGACCTACCTAGAGAAGAAAAGCGAAAACACCAACTTCGCCTTCTTGGTCACACTCAAGCTGACGGACCCCATGGAGGACACCATAGAGTACGGCAAATCCATAGCGAGACTCGCCACAAAGCTCGGCGGGGGGAAGCCCCTCATACAGCGCCTATACGACCTAGAGAGAGGACAGAGGTCCACTTGGGACCGCATAAGGCGCTCCAGCATATCGCCAACCCTAAAGGACGTCACGCCGGGCGACATATCGCTGGCCCTACCGCATAGGGTAGTAGAGGACATAATCGAAGGCCTCAAGAAGCTAGACGAGCTGGCGCCAGGCGTCGCCAGCCCCCAGACCCTCATATACGCCCCAGAGATAAAGTTCTACTCCGCCAGGCCCGCCGTAGACAAAAACCTCATGACCACAGTGCCAGGACTCTTCGTGGCGGGCGACGGGGCGGGCCTCTCAAGAGGCATAAACGTGGCCGCCGCCACCGGCGTGCTGGCGGCCAGAGGGATAAAGCAGTATCTAGACAAGAGCAGAGGCTAGAGGCACCTATAGCGCGAAGCCAGACACCTCCCGACGCGCAGGCCCGGCGCCGCGTAGATCCAAGCCTCGACGGCCCGGCCCCCTCCGACCTCCACCCGCGCCCTCACGCGGACGTAGCCGGCAGACAGCTCCAACTCGTCGACCGCCTCCAACTGCCTTCGAGAGACCGCGTAGAGCTCGCCCTCGACGCGGCACCCCTCGGGAGCCCTCACGGCGTAGGGCAACAAGTCCACCACCAACGTGTAGCCCCTCGCCTCGGCCTCGCCTAGAGGCTCGGCGCCCTCCATGAGGCGGTGGTTGCCACACCCCCTCTTCAAAGTCCCATATACGAACAACAACTCCACGGAGGAGCATACTATATTTTTATTTACGCGTTGAGGACATCGTGGACGAACTGTTCGAGCTCGTTGAGTTGCTCAAACAGATCGGCGACGAGGCGGCAGAGGCGCCGCCGCCCCAGCCGAGATCCGGCGAGGAGGAGGGCGAGGCCCGCGTGGACTGCCATTACTACGAGGTGGTCTACGAGCAGTCGGAGCCGCCTGGCGACGTCCACGGCCTCGACAGCCACACCGTCGTGGTGGAGTTCGGCGGCGCTTCGGTCATCGTGGCGACGGGGGCCTTGGTGGGTCGGCAGACCGCCTTCGTGCCTGGAGTCCAGGCGAGGTGGTTGGGGCTCAGGCTGAACTACAGGTGGAGGGGCGACGTGCCTAAAGGCGGGAGGCTCTACGTGTGGTCCGAATATCTGGACAGGCCCTTCGACGTCCATTTCGACTTGGAGTCGGCTAGAGACGAAGTGAGGATACACGTGGAGGAGGCGCTGGCGAGGGCTTGGGACGGAGGCGGCGTGTTGGTGGTAGACGGCCCCATCTTCAGGGCGGCCGCGGCGACCGAGATGGAGGGAGAATACGGCGAGCTCTACAGGGCCTTCATAAGGAGGCGGGCCGAGCTGTTTAGAGGCAAAAGGGCCGTGGGAGTCGTAAAGCGGCTGGAGAGGTCCACCTACCTGTCTAGATGCGTCGGCCAGGGCGCCAACGACGAAGTCACGGCGATCAGACTCCTGGAGGGCAGGCCGGGCTACGTGGGCCCCGTGGCGGTTGAGGCAGAGGGCTACGTCAAGTGGATGTACTACGCCGTGGTCCCTGCGGCGAGGGGAGTCAGGGCCTTGAGGGTCGAGGCGCTAGACGAAGAGCTGGCCGCAGAGGCCGCCTCCTGGATGGCCCCGCTGGCGGACGCCTTCGGGGTGCCCATGCCGGTGACTATAGCCGACAAGCTCGCGAGGAGGCTCAACGCCTCTATAGTCAAGATGCTCTACGCCATGTCCCCCGTGGAGCCCACCTATAGAGGCCTCGAGGCCGTGCTGGACGCCTTGAGGGAGTCATGACCTACCTCCTGGAGCCCTGCGGCGTATCCATATTGAGGCACATGGGGGCGGAGGGCCCTCTGGCGAGGCTCGACGCGGCCAAATGCCCAGACCCCCGAAAGGTCCCGGAGCTCCACACGGCCATGGCTTTGGGGGGCGAGGTAGAGCTGGAGCTCGCCGCAACCGACACCCAAGCGGGCCTGGCCGCCGCTAGGGCCGTGCTCACATGCGCCGAGAGGCTCGGCGTGGCGAAGCCGGTGGGCTACTTCGTGGTCAAGAGGCTGGGCCCCTCGTCCCTAGAGGGCGCCGCCGACCTGTTGGACAAGGCCGTGGTCCGCCTCTTGAGGAGAGGCGGCTACGTGGGGCTGACCTCCGGCACGAAGCCCCAGGCGTTCTACCTCCTCCTGGCCGCCTGGATAGCGGGAGCCCAGCCGATCTACGTCGACGCGAGCGGGAAGGTCCACCTGCTCCCCAAAGTCCAAGTGGATCTGAAGTCCCTCCCCAAGGAGCTGTTGTACGACGGAGAGAGGCCCAGGCGGTGGGTGGAAGAGCTCATCCGAAGTGGACGGCTCTCTTCCTCACCTTGACATAGACGGGAGTCTTGTAGGCGTAGCCCCAGACGTAGGCGAGGCCCCTATCGGCAACCGCCAAGAACCTCCTCTCCTGTTGGGGCACCGAAAGCCTCTCCAAGACCTTCACGTCGCTCCTCAAGACCACCTTGGTGTTGGCCAGCTGTATGACCACGTCGTTTAGGTCCTCGGGGACGTGCGTGGCGAAGACCACCGCAATGCCCCTAGCCCTCCCCAGCCTCGTGAGCCTCGTCAAGAGGGACTCTATAAAGGCCTGCTCGTCTTCGCTTCTGGTCTGGGGGAAGAAGAGGTGGGCCTCGTCCACCAACACGGCCGTTATGGGCCTCGCCCTCTTGTAGACGGCGTCGAGGACCTTGTAGACCACAAGCCTCTGCTGGTTGACGCCGAGCGACGAGATGTCGACCACGGCGTATCCCGAAAGGGCCTCGCCGTAGTTGGGCTCGGCGACCTTGACCCCCTTGGCCTCCACGTCCACCAGATCCGTCTCTATGACCGAGAGGAGCGACCTCACGATATTCTCCATAGTGCTGGTGTGGAGGCCGAGGGAGGCGCCTATGGCCTCGTAGTTCAACACGGCTCTCCGCCCGTCGGGAGCAGACACGGCCCTGGTCAGAAAGTCGAAGAGGCCCCTGACGTCCTTAGGGGCGCCCCTTGAGAAGGCCTCGGCAAGGACCCTCCTATAGAATATCTTGGCCTGCAGAGACAATATGCTCACGGCCTTGGGGAGGTCCCTCAAGATCTCCCTACTGGAGAGAGCCCACGGGTAGACCACCAGCCTCGCCCTCCCCGCAGGCGACTCCAGCTCCACCTCGGCCTTAGAGAAGACGGAGCCCCTCCTGTAGGTCCTCGCCCTATATTTAGCCTTTCCCCTCCACGCGGCTCTCGCCACGGCCCTCCTCACCACAGCCCTAGGGCCCCTCCCCAAAAGCCTACGGGTGACCGGAAGCAAGACCTTCACGACGACGCCGTTGTAGGCCAGATGGTAGAAATGGCCCACCGCGTCCAGCGCCACCGCGTTATGGCCCCCCTCAACCAGCTGTAGGGCCAGCTCCTTGACCAACACGGTCTTCCCACTGCCGGTAGTCCCCACCACGAGCAGGTGGTGCCTAAGCGCGTCGAGAGGAAGCCTCACCTCCTCCCCCTTGACCTCCTCGCCGGACGCCAAGGCCAGCCCGCCCAAAAGGAGGCCGTCTCTAGGCAGGCCCAACATCTCCGAGACCTCGCCAGGCCTCGGAGGCCTCACCCCGGCGTGGACAGGCACGGGAGTCGCAGGCGCGCCGCAGCCAGCCTCGGAGCATTCGGCCAGGAGGTCCAACACCGCTATTTTAGGCCCCAGCCTCAGCCCCACAGCCAGCTCCTGCTCAGGCGTCAAGATGGGCGTGTTGGCCACGGCGTAGAGGTCGGCCATCTTGACCTCGGCCACCCTCCCCAGCCACCTCCTGCCCCCGCCCCCCTCAGCCACCAGAAACGCCCCGACCCCAACGTCGCACCTCAACAAGACGCTGACCTTCGCCTCCTCCAGAGACACCACCGTGGGGAACTGCCGCGAGACAAAGCCGCAGTCAGACATAACGGAGGAGCTCCCTAAGGAACGCGCCGAGCCTCCAAGACGAGCCGGACCTCTCCAGAAGGCCAACCCCCTCCAGGTGGTAGACGTCCCAGCCAAGCCCCCTGGCCAGATCGTGCACGTCCCCCTCGCCCCTCGCGAAGGCCGCAAGCGCCGGATGGAGGGCAATGGGGATGTACGGCAGGGCCACCACCTCCCTAAAGGACTCGTGCATGTAGAACGCGCCGGCCGCCCCAGCCAGATAGCCGGCCAGCACCGCGAAGGTAGACTCCGGCTTAAAGCCCCCAGTGGCCACAACATAGGGAAGCCGCCCCTCGCCCCTAGCCCTCTTCACGTCGCCAGCCACCGCCACCGCCAAGTTGAGCAGTCCCCGCTCGAAGTCCACCCCAAAGCCCTCCACCACCCGCGACCCAGCCTCACAACGCGCGGCCCCCAACACGCCGCAGGCGACACCCTCCAACACGGAGGCCACCAGACGCCCCTCGCTAGTGTCAGTGGCGTAGAAGACAACCCGCACGTCCCCAAAGAGGGCAGGCCAGCGCCTCTTGACCCCCAAAAGCGTGTTGAGCTCGGCAGAGGCGGCCGCCGGGTTCGACAAGGCGAAGTCCCTCAAAGCCCCCGCCGAACCCTCGCCGGCAGGGCCGCTCAGCACCCCAGCCCTAGAGGCGTTCTGCAACAAAGAGACCCCCACCGTAACCCCCAGAAACACCCCAACCATGACCAACAACAGGAGCAGATATAAAAACAAAACGAACGAGGCGGCCCCACCCGCGGCACCGCCCGAGGCCCCACCAGACGGCCCACGGGAAACCCGCCTCACAGGAAGCCCACAGCGGCCGCCCCCACGCCGCGCCCATACGCCGGGAGGGACGCGGCCGGCCGGGCAGAGACGACGCTCCAACCAGCCGGACGCACGGCAGTCCAGAACGCCGAGAACGCGGCACGAAGTCCGTCAGGCGAGCCCCGGCCGCCACCACGGCGTCCGCCGGCCGCCAGAGGCGACGTGCGGCACATGCCGCCCCCACCACGCTACTAGGCGCCTCCGGCCAGCTCGCCGGCGTGAAGATACAGTGCGAAGAAAAAAGCCCGAGAGGAGCCCTAAAGGCGCTCCCAAAGCTCAAAAAAGAACTCGGCATAAGGGCCATCTGGGGCCCCGCCGGCGGCGCCTACCTACTGCCAGCTAGACGGCTTCCTCGGCCCCGCAGAAAAGACGAGACGAGTGGGACTGGCACTCACCCCACACAAAACCGCCGCCCCAGGCCACCTATACGCCGCCACCAGCCCTACGAGGCCATCTACTTCATCGACGCAGACCACGTCCCCACAGGCCTCGCCAGACTCGGCGGAGAAGGAAGACTCGCCCTAATAGAACAAACACAGGCAGACCCAACGCCGCGGCTACCGCCCCCAAAAGGCCAGGCAGTCCTAATAACCCCCATCCTCATACCAGAAGGACCCCCTTGCATAAAGCAGATAATAAAGCCCCAAAGTAGTACAGTGGGGACTAAGCTACAGCGAAGTCTGCAAAGAACGCAGACCCCTATACCCAGCACTACCCCCAGGCACCCACCTAGAAGTAGAAAACTGCAACCCCACAGAAGGCCACCTCAGCCAGCTAGGATACGGCGCCCTAGCAAAACCCACCAACCCACAAAACACACACCCCATAGCCACAACACCCCACGCCGACACGCCCCCCCCCCCGACAACCACCCCCACCATTCACATTTTGGATACATCCGCTGTAACCACAAGGACGGGTGGGCCAATGCCCACCTAGAGTTTCAATTATTTTTTTTAGATTCTTCGCGGATCGAATGTAAGGACTG
This region includes:
- a CDS encoding adenylosuccinate synthetase; the protein is MITVIVDGFFGDTGKGKVTAYLALADRPGLCVRTGAPNAGHTVIWNGATYVLRTLPTCFVEGSTRLAVAPGALIKIDVFLSEVERFGFGRSYVDFNAGVIEERHVEAERRDEFLMKTVGSTGQGVGAAMVDRVLRRLRLARDFEELKPYLADVPAMIHEMRDRGVIIEGTQGTFLSLYHGTYPYVTSRDVTASGVLSEAGVGPKAVDEVVLVFKAYVTRVGGGPLPGELPPEEVERRGWAERGAVTGRPRRAAPFNLELARRAVLLNAPTQIAITKLDVLFKEAAGKTRWGDLPLEARRWVEELEEALRTPVTLLGTGPEPRHMVDLRREKGRT
- a CDS encoding ATP-binding protein: MSDCGFVSRQFPTVVSLEEAKVSVLLRCDVGVGAFLVAEGGGGRRWLGRVAEVKMADLYAVANTPILTPEQELAVGLRLGPKIAVLDLLAECSEAGCGAPATPVPVHAGVRPPRPGEVSEMLGLPRDGLLLGGLALASGEEVKGEEVRLPLDALRHHLLVVGTTGSGKTVLVKELALQLVEGGHNAVALDAVGHFYHLAYNGVVVKVLLPVTRRLLGRGPRAVVRRAVARAAWRGKAKYRARTYRRGSVFSKAEVELESPAGRARLVVYPWALSSREILRDLPKAVSILSLQAKIFYRRVLAEAFSRGAPKDVRGLFDFLTRAVSAPDGRRAVLNYEAIGASLGLHTSTMENIVRSLLSVIETDLVDVEAKGVKVAEPNYGEALSGYAVVDISSLGVNQQRLVVYKVLDAVYKRARPITAVLVDEAHLFFPQTRSEDEQAFIESLLTRLTRLGRARGIAVVFATHVPEDLNDVVIQLANTKVVLRSDVKVLERLSVPQQERRFLAVADRGLAYVWGYAYKTPVYVKVRKRAVHFG
- a CDS encoding NAD(P)/FAD-dependent oxidoreductase, producing the protein MVGLVIREYLSRLRTLDRYIGGFDVVIVGAGPAGMFAAYELAEAGGFKVALLDGGLRASQRVCPLQTPLEKCTFCVPCHIMYGIGGAGTLSSGLINLRPDVGGDLHELMGDWDKAAELINYIDSIFVKFGAPGKIHEPDMEAVGKLSSIAARVNARIIPIRQRHLGTDGSRKVVEAMTEYLVERGVALYTSTWALEVERTSGGFVVKTNRGVFEAPAVLLAPGRGGAEWLVAQLRKLGAKLDFGPIDIGVRVEVPYQVMKPLTDMNHDPKVILYTSKYDDKVRTFCTNPRGFVVKEVYSDGTVGVNGETYLEKKSENTNFAFLVTLKLTDPMEDTIEYGKSIARLATKLGGGKPLIQRLYDLERGQRSTWDRIRRSSISPTLKDVTPGDISLALPHRVVEDIIEGLKKLDELAPGVASPQTLIYAPEIKFYSARPAVDKNLMTTVPGLFVAGDGAGLSRGINVAAATGVLAARGIKQYLDKSRG
- a CDS encoding putative CRISPR-associated protein produces the protein MVGVFLGVTVGVSLLQNASRAGVLSGPAGEGSAGALRDFALSNPAAASAELNTLLGVKRRWPALFGDVRVVFYATDTSEGRLVASVLEGVACGVLGAARCEAGSRVVEGFGVDFERGLLNLAVAVAGDVKRARGEGRLPYVVATGGFKPESTFAVLAGYLAGAAGAFYMHESFREVVALPYIPIALHPALAAFARGEGDVHDLARGLGWDVYHLEGVGLLERSGSSWRLGAFLRELLRYV
- a CDS encoding DNA double-strand break repair nuclease NurA, with the translated sequence MDELFELVELLKQIGDEAAEAPPPQPRSGEEEGEARVDCHYYEVVYEQSEPPGDVHGLDSHTVVVEFGGASVIVATGALVGRQTAFVPGVQARWLGLRLNYRWRGDVPKGGRLYVWSEYLDRPFDVHFDLESARDEVRIHVEEALARAWDGGGVLVVDGPIFRAAAATEMEGEYGELYRAFIRRRAELFRGKRAVGVVKRLERSTYLSRCVGQGANDEVTAIRLLEGRPGYVGPVAVEAEGYVKWMYYAVVPAARGVRALRVEALDEELAAEAASWMAPLADAFGVPMPVTIADKLARRLNASIVKMLYAMSPVEPTYRGLEAVLDALRES
- a CDS encoding gamma-glutamylcyclotransferase; this encodes MELLFVYGTLKRGCGNHRLMEGAEPLGEAEARGYTLVVDLLPYAVRAPEGCRVEGELYAVSRRQLEAVDELELSAGYVRVRARVEVGGGRAVEAWIYAAPGLRVGRCLASRYRCL